The following are encoded in a window of Pseudomonas graminis genomic DNA:
- a CDS encoding ParD-like family protein, with amino-acid sequence MGLVKISEQMHANIRCASAALSRSINAQAEHWMRVGMLAELHPGLNYSEICQLLIRAETSGGAVLILQPCDLVPDLAPARAVSQ; translated from the coding sequence ATGGGACTGGTAAAAATTTCCGAACAGATGCACGCCAACATTCGCTGCGCCAGCGCGGCCCTGAGCCGCTCGATCAATGCTCAGGCCGAACACTGGATGCGGGTGGGCATGTTGGCCGAGCTGCACCCCGGCCTGAATTACAGCGAGATCTGCCAGTTGCTGATTCGTGCTGAGACGTCCGGCGGCGCCGTGTTGATCCTTCAGCCCTGCGACCTCGTACCGGATCTGGCTCCCGCCAGGGCGGTGTCCCAGTGA
- a CDS encoding DUF1652 domain-containing protein, with translation MISTLELCHIVESGFLPAKCKCTIDANDQLMVQIFDRERGHADLLAAGIPVSSLNSSRAIANLVTTLKHDLEKHAVGRRSTAYQERA, from the coding sequence ATGATCTCCACACTTGAACTCTGCCATATCGTCGAATCAGGCTTCCTGCCTGCCAAGTGCAAGTGCACCATCGATGCCAACGATCAATTAATGGTGCAGATATTCGATCGCGAGAGGGGCCACGCAGATCTGCTTGCTGCGGGTATTCCGGTCAGCTCGCTCAATTCCAGTCGGGCTATCGCCAATCTGGTTACCACCCTTAAACACGACCTGGAAAAGCATGCTGTTGGCCGCCGTTCGACCGCTTATCAGGAACGTGCTTAA
- a CDS encoding DUF6555 family protein, which translates to MNDYKDFEIHYWFQGELRRFNHKGNHLCESDALHFATLHAGVGAVEGHICAGPLKRALLYAEGLGVTQVQWKRT; encoded by the coding sequence ATGAATGACTATAAGGATTTTGAAATTCATTACTGGTTTCAAGGTGAGTTGCGGCGTTTCAACCACAAGGGAAACCATCTTTGCGAAAGTGACGCGCTGCATTTCGCGACTTTGCACGCAGGGGTGGGCGCAGTCGAGGGCCACATCTGCGCGGGCCCGTTGAAACGCGCACTGCTTTACGCCGAAGGCCTGGGCGTCACACAGGTGCAATGGAAACGCACCTGA
- a CDS encoding lipopolysaccharide kinase InaA family protein, translating to MGRGNNEFEFWWGTSGPWVEPPNVRRSGTSGVQRVVHDGKTFYVKRQTGHLFRSLRYPTGRPTALREGIALTKLEELGINAPRPVFYGARKVAGVWQGVLVTKDLGGFIDLDTWYAQGGAATLSTEQHQRLFKRLAETLAKMHLGKWQHGCMRSKHIFIRATVTDTRFDFELALLDLEKSHGRITAMGAARHDIPQLRRHSFWDESQWQYFLSCYEQAMGRAV from the coding sequence ATGGGTCGGGGCAACAACGAGTTTGAGTTCTGGTGGGGCACGTCAGGCCCGTGGGTCGAGCCTCCGAATGTACGCCGCAGCGGGACCAGCGGCGTGCAGCGCGTGGTTCACGATGGCAAGACGTTCTACGTCAAACGCCAGACCGGCCATCTGTTTCGCAGTTTGCGCTACCCTACCGGGCGCCCGACTGCACTGCGTGAAGGCATCGCGCTGACAAAACTTGAAGAGCTCGGCATCAACGCGCCACGTCCTGTGTTTTATGGCGCTCGCAAGGTTGCCGGCGTGTGGCAAGGCGTTCTGGTCACGAAGGATCTGGGTGGCTTCATCGATCTCGACACCTGGTATGCACAGGGCGGCGCCGCCACTCTGAGCACCGAGCAACATCAGCGACTCTTCAAGCGTCTGGCTGAAACGCTGGCGAAAATGCACCTGGGCAAGTGGCAGCACGGCTGCATGCGCTCCAAGCACATTTTCATCAGGGCGACCGTCACTGACACGCGCTTTGACTTCGAACTGGCGCTGCTGGATCTGGAAAAATCCCACGGGCGAATCACCGCGATGGGTGCCGCCCGTCACGACATTCCGCAGCTCAGAAGGCATTCATTCTGGGATGAGTCCCAATGGCAGTACTTTCTGTCGTGCTACGAGCAGGCGATGGGCCGAGCCGTCTAG
- a CDS encoding NAD(P)/FAD-dependent oxidoreductase — translation MDCQTVVLGAGIIGVCSALHLQAAGQRVVLLDRDEPGAGTSHGNAGLIERSSIVPYAFPREWSRLARYALNRQSSMRFSPAWLPKIAPWLFQYWQNSSPANLASASRAMLPLIERCVSEHDRLAEASGMTSLIRAKGWIEFYRDQAEFDLAVADARSYDRHGLRYEVLDASQLRDREPHLSGAMGAIHWLDPKSVIDPGALVRGYAALFVERGGLLLKGDARSLCQHDDSWQVETREGLVRAQNAVVALGPQSTEVTARFGYRIPLGIKRGYHMHYAANPDEPLQHSIIDAQAGYVLAPMARGIRLTTGVELAAPDAPINEIQLRRCEAIARTLYPLGERLDAEPWLGRRPCLPDMRPVIGPATSHKGLWFNFGHAHHGLTLGPVTGRLLAEMMSDAKPFTDPAPYSPDRFG, via the coding sequence ATTGATTGCCAGACCGTCGTCCTCGGCGCCGGTATCATCGGCGTCTGTTCTGCGCTGCACCTGCAAGCGGCAGGCCAGCGGGTGGTCTTGCTGGACCGCGATGAACCCGGCGCTGGTACCAGCCACGGCAATGCCGGCCTGATCGAACGGTCCAGCATCGTCCCGTACGCCTTTCCCCGTGAATGGTCGCGGCTGGCGCGTTATGCGCTGAACCGGCAATCCTCCATGCGTTTCAGCCCGGCTTGGCTGCCGAAGATCGCCCCTTGGCTGTTTCAGTACTGGCAGAACTCTTCGCCCGCCAACCTGGCCAGCGCAAGCCGCGCAATGCTGCCGCTGATCGAGCGTTGCGTCAGCGAGCATGACCGGCTTGCCGAGGCCTCAGGCATGACCTCGCTGATCCGCGCCAAGGGCTGGATCGAGTTCTATCGCGACCAGGCTGAATTTGATCTGGCAGTGGCTGACGCCCGATCCTACGACCGTCACGGGCTGCGTTACGAGGTGCTTGATGCAAGCCAGCTGCGCGATCGCGAGCCGCATCTGAGCGGGGCAATGGGCGCCATCCACTGGCTCGACCCGAAAAGCGTGATCGATCCCGGTGCACTGGTCCGCGGTTATGCGGCGTTGTTCGTTGAGCGCGGCGGCCTGTTGCTCAAGGGTGACGCGCGCAGTCTTTGTCAGCACGACGACAGCTGGCAGGTAGAGACCCGCGAGGGGCTGGTGCGGGCGCAAAACGCAGTGGTGGCGTTGGGGCCGCAATCAACGGAGGTGACCGCCCGCTTTGGATACCGCATTCCCCTGGGGATCAAGCGCGGCTATCACATGCATTACGCAGCAAACCCGGATGAGCCGTTGCAGCACTCGATCATCGATGCCCAGGCGGGGTATGTACTGGCGCCCATGGCGCGGGGTATCCGACTGACCACAGGCGTCGAGTTAGCCGCACCCGACGCGCCCATCAACGAGATCCAGCTGCGCCGCTGCGAGGCCATCGCCCGAACGCTTTATCCGTTGGGCGAGCGGCTGGATGCCGAACCGTGGCTGGGGCGTCGGCCCTGTTTGCCGGACATGCGCCCGGTCATTGGACCGGCGACGTCGCACAAAGGGCTGTGGTTCAACTTTGGGCACGCGCACCACGGTCTGACCCTAGGCCCGGTGACCGGTCGATTGCTGGCGGAGATGATGAGCGACGCCAAGCCCTTTACCGATCCCGCGCCTTACAGCCCGGACCGATTCGGGTAA
- a CDS encoding YgdI/YgdR family lipoprotein, producing MKIQSLLMPVAFACCAALAGCSTSTVVTLQNGTQYVTKDAPKTKSKDGFYEFEDISGKTIRVRADEVATVKEED from the coding sequence ATGAAGATTCAATCATTGCTGATGCCGGTCGCGTTCGCCTGCTGTGCAGCATTGGCAGGTTGCTCCACGTCCACCGTGGTCACCCTGCAAAACGGTACGCAGTACGTGACCAAGGATGCGCCGAAGACCAAGAGCAAAGACGGCTTTTATGAGTTCGAAGACATCTCCGGCAAAACCATCCGCGTTCGCGCTGACGAGGTAGCCACCGTCAAAGAAGAGGATTGA
- a CDS encoding endonuclease/exonuclease/phosphatase family protein: protein MLRFCVALLWAFTFLQTASADVNIGTWNLEHLSVRPNKDFQGIAKVAQQVDFLAVQELMSEDALEALAKELTRQTGKHWSSMASHAVGRSSYKEMYGFVWRDDAVAYEDGAVSYLDRSDTFEREPYSAQFRSLKDGKTFVVATVHILYGKNQADRSSEIVALSNYWTWLQETYPGNNQIMLMGDFNTPPNSPAWDKLDGSARPLVLDGASTLSTKDGKFANLYDNIFISKQSAIRVNKVEVFDYPKFLGLTHAKGRDSVSDHAPIFLSASLSGGHGATSASAITAQARPIASNSTKPVASAGGSAADLTLAIRGNKKTLVYHRPDCPSYNAIAEKNRVEFKSPAAAEAKHYHLAGNCH from the coding sequence ATGCTTAGATTTTGTGTCGCACTGCTTTGGGCTTTTACCTTCCTGCAAACCGCTTCCGCTGACGTCAACATTGGCACCTGGAACCTGGAGCACTTGAGCGTGCGCCCGAACAAGGACTTCCAGGGCATTGCCAAGGTCGCGCAGCAGGTCGATTTTCTCGCCGTTCAGGAACTGATGAGCGAAGACGCGCTGGAGGCGCTGGCCAAGGAGCTGACCCGGCAGACGGGCAAGCACTGGAGTTCGATGGCATCCCACGCCGTCGGCCGCTCTTCCTACAAGGAAATGTACGGATTCGTCTGGCGGGATGACGCCGTTGCCTATGAGGACGGCGCCGTGAGCTACCTCGACCGCAGCGACACCTTCGAGCGCGAGCCCTACTCTGCGCAGTTCCGCTCACTCAAGGACGGCAAGACCTTTGTCGTGGCCACCGTGCACATCCTGTATGGCAAGAACCAGGCGGACCGTTCTTCGGAAATCGTCGCCCTGTCCAATTACTGGACCTGGCTGCAGGAAACCTACCCGGGCAACAACCAGATCATGTTGATGGGCGACTTCAACACCCCGCCCAACTCGCCCGCGTGGGACAAGCTCGACGGCAGCGCCAGGCCGCTGGTACTTGATGGCGCCAGCACGCTGTCGACCAAGGATGGCAAATTCGCCAACCTTTACGACAACATCTTCATCAGCAAGCAGTCGGCGATCCGGGTGAACAAGGTCGAGGTGTTCGATTACCCGAAATTCCTCGGCCTGACACACGCCAAGGGCCGTGACAGCGTGTCCGACCACGCACCGATTTTTCTCAGCGCCAGCTTGAGCGGCGGCCACGGGGCGACCAGCGCGTCTGCCATCACCGCGCAGGCCCGGCCCATTGCGAGCAATTCAACGAAGCCCGTTGCGAGTGCCGGCGGTAGCGCAGCTGACCTGACGCTGGCGATTCGCGGCAACAAGAAGACCCTGGTCTACCACCGTCCGGACTGCCCTTCGTACAACGCAATCGCCGAGAAAAATCGGGTTGAGTTCAAAAGCCCGGCGGCAGCTGAAGCGAAGCATTACCACTTGGCCGGCAACTGCCATTGA
- a CDS encoding helix-turn-helix domain-containing protein, which produces MKDLGSRLKEERKRLGLSQQDFGSIGGVEANAQGKYESGERIPRSDYLAALGKKGIDVMYVLSGERTPIATDTLNEAERAVITHYRALSEDDREAISQLATSLSECATEFSQSRSA; this is translated from the coding sequence ATGAAAGATCTCGGCTCACGTCTGAAAGAAGAACGCAAACGGCTCGGGCTGTCGCAACAGGACTTTGGCTCCATCGGTGGCGTAGAGGCCAATGCCCAAGGCAAGTACGAGAGCGGTGAACGCATTCCGCGCTCCGATTACCTGGCGGCGCTTGGCAAAAAAGGCATCGACGTCATGTACGTGTTGTCGGGTGAGCGGACGCCCATCGCCACCGATACACTCAACGAGGCAGAGCGGGCGGTCATTACTCATTACCGGGCGCTTAGCGAAGACGACCGCGAGGCGATTTCGCAATTAGCCACGTCGCTTTCCGAGTGCGCGACCGAGTTCTCCCAATCCCGCTCAGCGTAA
- the map gene encoding type I methionyl aminopeptidase: protein MSITIKTEADLVGLRVAGRLAADVLAMIAEHVKPGISTEALDDICNAYIVNELKVIPANVGYHGFTKTTCISPNTVVCHGIPSADDVLKEGDIVNIDVAVIKDGWYGDTSRMYYVGEVSPLARRLVETTYEATLAGIHAVKPGATLGDIGHAIQSVAYREGFSVVREYCGHGIGRKYHEEPQVLHYGAAGKGLKLKTGMVFTIEPMINAGKPGTYVLEDGWTVLTRDQSLSAQWEHMVVVTETGFELLTPWPDGTGDYPAV, encoded by the coding sequence GTGAGCATCACTATCAAGACTGAAGCCGACCTGGTCGGGCTGCGTGTGGCAGGGCGTCTGGCCGCAGATGTGTTGGCGATGATCGCAGAGCACGTCAAGCCGGGCATAAGCACCGAGGCGCTGGATGACATTTGCAACGCCTACATCGTCAACGAGCTGAAAGTGATCCCTGCCAACGTCGGCTACCACGGGTTCACCAAAACTACCTGCATCTCGCCCAACACGGTCGTCTGTCACGGCATTCCTTCGGCGGATGACGTGCTCAAGGAGGGCGACATCGTCAATATCGACGTCGCGGTCATCAAGGATGGCTGGTACGGCGACACCAGCCGTATGTACTACGTCGGCGAGGTCAGCCCGCTCGCCCGGCGTCTGGTCGAAACCACCTACGAGGCCACGCTGGCAGGGATACACGCAGTGAAACCCGGTGCGACGTTGGGCGACATCGGTCACGCCATTCAGAGCGTGGCATACCGCGAAGGCTTCAGCGTGGTGCGCGAATACTGCGGGCATGGCATCGGTCGCAAATACCACGAAGAACCTCAAGTGCTGCACTACGGCGCAGCGGGCAAGGGGCTGAAACTCAAAACCGGCATGGTCTTCACCATCGAGCCGATGATCAACGCCGGCAAGCCGGGCACTTATGTGCTGGAAGACGGGTGGACAGTGCTCACCCGGGATCAGTCATTGTCGGCGCAATGGGAACACATGGTGGTGGTGACCGAGACCGGCTTCGAGCTGCTGACCCCATGGCCGGACGGCACAGGCGATTATCCGGCAGTCTGA
- a CDS encoding sugar ABC transporter substrate-binding protein yields the protein MKLPFAARLLAVAMLTASAASLPLSSAFADDAKKPTVALVMKSLANEFFLTMEDGAKVYQKEHSADFDLISNGIKNESDTAAQIDIVNQMIVKKVDALVIAPADSKALASVLKKAMDAGIKVVNIDNQLDAEVLKSKGMEVPFVGPNNRKGAKLVGDYLAKQLTAGAEVGIIEGVPTTTNAQQRTAGFKDAMDAAQMKIVSTQSGNWEIDKGNAVASAMLNEYPNLKALLAGNDSMALGAVSAVRAAGKAGKVQVVGYDNINAIKPMLKDGRILATADQFAARQAVFGIDTALKMVKGEKLEITNGVIETPVELVTKPQ from the coding sequence ATGAAGCTGCCATTCGCTGCACGTCTTCTTGCTGTTGCCATGCTTACCGCTTCTGCTGCATCCCTGCCTCTATCATCTGCCTTTGCCGACGACGCGAAAAAGCCGACCGTTGCGCTGGTGATGAAATCCCTGGCCAATGAATTCTTCCTGACCATGGAAGACGGCGCCAAGGTGTATCAAAAAGAGCATTCCGCTGACTTTGACCTGATTTCCAACGGCATCAAGAACGAGTCCGACACGGCCGCCCAGATCGACATCGTCAACCAGATGATCGTCAAGAAAGTCGACGCGCTGGTCATCGCCCCGGCCGATTCCAAGGCCTTGGCGTCGGTGCTGAAAAAGGCCATGGACGCGGGCATCAAAGTCGTCAACATCGACAACCAGCTGGACGCCGAGGTGTTGAAAAGCAAAGGCATGGAAGTGCCTTTCGTAGGCCCGAACAACCGCAAGGGCGCCAAGCTGGTGGGTGACTACCTGGCCAAGCAACTGACGGCGGGTGCTGAAGTCGGCATCATCGAAGGCGTGCCGACCACCACCAACGCGCAGCAACGCACCGCGGGCTTCAAGGACGCGATGGACGCTGCGCAGATGAAGATCGTTTCCACGCAGTCCGGTAACTGGGAAATCGACAAGGGCAACGCCGTTGCGTCCGCCATGCTCAACGAATACCCGAACCTGAAAGCGCTGCTGGCCGGTAACGACAGCATGGCGCTGGGCGCTGTCTCGGCAGTACGTGCGGCAGGCAAGGCGGGCAAGGTTCAGGTCGTCGGTTACGACAACATCAACGCCATCAAGCCGATGCTGAAGGACGGCCGCATTCTGGCCACCGCTGACCAGTTCGCGGCGCGTCAGGCTGTATTCGGTATCGACACCGCCCTGAAAATGGTCAAGGGCGAGAAGCTCGAGATCACCAACGGCGTGATCGAAACCCCGGTCGAGCTGGTGACCAAGCCGCAATAA
- a CDS encoding PAS domain-containing protein has product MDTPPNTGFSAAPLRFLANGGAVGDLLQSSLLDGSPLGLPSDWPDSLKALMGTILPVQAQIVLFWGPEFVALYNDAYAPSIGEKHPRALGRPAIENWRELWDDLEPLLRGVRETGQTFAAKDRAFYIERHGYGETVYFDVSYSAVHQNDGSVGGVLCIVTETTERVHFERRQALLLELGQAFPSIHDPEQIEADLIRRIGGELGAARVHIAEADEVGEFGLRREYRQGEVTARSGLISVGDDTCSALRQGATVQAAANADPVLANSYAGALQPDGTASLVVHVPLMRHDTLAGVFTVEFEGLRVCSPHDIHIIEEAAKLGWQWINHMRSEAALHASSAQLAGMFEQAGAGIALCDHRGVFQQVNDRYCEIMGLQRQAIAGRSILELQKDLPANSQPMFYETFLTAEAPFELTQHHVLADGSVVWVQTHVTPLLDAQQHLSGLLFVCVDITARVGAEHQLIELNESLEQRVATMVAEREAAISLLHESRKIEMVGQLGGGIAHDFNNLLTPIMTSLELLRRQPVSNDRSHRLIDAALQAADRARILVGRLLTFARRQTLKPQVVALDSLVNDMRDLIQRSLGPTIEVIVEIPPGLPNILIDPHQLELGVLNLAVNARDAIAERGYLKISACSEVVADGPGLGPAPGQGCYVRLTVTDNGSGMSEDILQRCVEPFYSTKGVGKGTGLGLSMVQGLALQSGGGFDIQSAPGLGTRVDIWLPISSADVQTPAGADVDADPAPGTDHPFHVLVVDDEELVRYTVALQLRDLGYRVTEAASPSAAEQMVSAGLRPDVLVTDQLMAEKSGTQLALSLREVLPALPVLIVTGYTSESSKQIAGFEMLAKPFSRADIATKVAQAISDRRVPALIREQAGHAS; this is encoded by the coding sequence ATGGATACCCCACCCAACACCGGGTTCAGCGCAGCACCCCTGCGTTTCCTTGCCAACGGCGGTGCGGTCGGAGATCTGCTTCAGTCCTCATTGCTGGACGGCTCGCCCCTCGGCCTGCCCTCTGACTGGCCGGACAGTCTAAAAGCCCTGATGGGCACGATTCTTCCTGTGCAGGCGCAGATCGTGCTCTTCTGGGGGCCCGAATTCGTGGCGCTGTATAACGACGCCTATGCGCCGAGCATTGGCGAGAAACATCCCCGCGCCCTCGGCCGTCCCGCCATCGAGAATTGGCGCGAGCTATGGGACGACCTCGAGCCGCTGCTGCGTGGCGTACGGGAAACCGGGCAAACCTTTGCTGCCAAAGATCGCGCGTTCTATATCGAGCGGCACGGTTACGGTGAGACCGTCTACTTTGACGTTTCTTATTCTGCGGTGCACCAGAACGATGGATCCGTCGGCGGTGTGCTTTGCATTGTCACTGAAACCACCGAGCGCGTTCATTTCGAGCGTCGTCAGGCGCTGCTGCTTGAGCTGGGCCAGGCTTTTCCGTCCATTCACGACCCCGAGCAGATCGAAGCGGACCTCATACGGCGTATCGGTGGCGAGCTGGGCGCCGCCCGTGTCCATATCGCAGAGGCTGACGAGGTCGGTGAGTTCGGCCTACGCCGTGAATACCGGCAAGGTGAGGTGACGGCTCGATCAGGGCTGATCTCTGTCGGCGATGACACCTGTTCTGCGTTGCGTCAGGGTGCCACCGTGCAAGCGGCGGCAAATGCCGATCCTGTTCTGGCCAACTCGTACGCCGGCGCACTTCAGCCAGACGGCACGGCGAGTCTGGTCGTGCATGTCCCGCTGATGCGCCATGACACGTTGGCCGGGGTGTTTACGGTCGAGTTCGAAGGGCTGCGGGTATGCAGCCCTCATGACATCCATATCATCGAAGAAGCGGCCAAGCTGGGCTGGCAGTGGATCAACCACATGCGGTCCGAAGCGGCGCTACACGCCAGCTCCGCGCAACTTGCCGGAATGTTCGAGCAGGCGGGCGCCGGGATTGCGCTGTGTGATCACCGAGGCGTCTTCCAGCAAGTCAATGATCGCTACTGCGAGATCATGGGGCTGCAACGTCAGGCGATTGCCGGCCGCTCGATCCTCGAGTTACAGAAAGACTTGCCAGCCAATTCGCAGCCGATGTTCTACGAGACATTCCTGACCGCCGAAGCGCCCTTTGAGCTGACCCAGCACCATGTCCTCGCAGACGGCTCCGTCGTCTGGGTGCAGACCCATGTGACGCCGCTGCTCGACGCGCAACAACACCTCAGCGGCTTGCTGTTTGTTTGCGTCGACATCACCGCGCGGGTTGGCGCTGAACATCAGTTGATCGAACTCAACGAGAGTCTCGAACAGCGCGTCGCCACCATGGTGGCCGAGCGCGAGGCGGCCATTTCTCTGCTGCACGAGTCGCGCAAGATCGAAATGGTGGGTCAGTTGGGCGGCGGCATCGCCCATGACTTCAATAACCTGCTGACGCCGATCATGACGTCGCTGGAGTTGCTGCGACGCCAGCCAGTCAGCAACGACCGCTCCCATCGGCTGATCGACGCTGCGCTGCAAGCGGCGGATCGCGCGCGAATCCTGGTAGGTCGTCTGCTGACCTTTGCCCGCAGGCAGACACTCAAACCTCAAGTCGTGGCGCTGGACAGCCTGGTCAACGATATGCGCGACCTCATCCAGCGCTCGCTGGGGCCGACCATTGAAGTCATCGTCGAGATTCCGCCAGGATTGCCGAACATCCTCATTGATCCCCATCAGCTTGAGTTGGGCGTGCTCAATCTCGCGGTCAATGCGCGTGACGCAATCGCCGAACGCGGCTACCTGAAGATCAGTGCCTGCTCCGAGGTGGTGGCCGACGGTCCGGGGCTGGGTCCGGCGCCGGGGCAGGGTTGCTACGTCAGGCTGACAGTGACGGATAACGGCAGCGGCATGAGCGAGGACATATTGCAGCGCTGCGTTGAGCCGTTCTATTCAACCAAAGGCGTCGGCAAGGGCACCGGCCTGGGGTTGTCGATGGTGCAAGGGCTGGCCCTTCAATCGGGCGGTGGTTTTGACATTCAGTCGGCGCCGGGTCTTGGTACGCGGGTCGACATCTGGCTGCCGATTTCCAGCGCCGACGTGCAGACACCGGCGGGCGCCGATGTCGACGCAGACCCGGCGCCTGGCACGGATCACCCTTTTCACGTGCTGGTGGTGGATGACGAAGAACTGGTCCGCTACACCGTTGCACTGCAACTGCGTGACTTGGGCTATCGGGTGACCGAAGCGGCGTCGCCCTCTGCTGCCGAACAGATGGTCAGCGCAGGCTTGCGGCCGGACGTACTTGTCACCGATCAGCTGATGGCGGAGAAAAGCGGCACGCAGCTCGCCCTGAGTCTGCGCGAAGTCCTGCCTGCGCTGCCGGTGCTGATTGTCACGGGTTACACCAGCGAGTCGTCGAAGCAGATTGCCGGTTTCGAGATGCTGGCCAAGCCGTTCAGCCGCGCCGATATCGCGACAAAAGTGGCGCAGGCGATCAGCGATCGGCGGGTGCCGGCGTTGATCAGGGAGCAGGCCGGTCACGCCTCTTGA
- a CDS encoding Ldh family oxidoreductase, with protein MPSMHDSQTTRTISFADLTELLRQIFVRHGTSPEVARVLAANCAAAERDGSHSHGIFRIKGYLSSLAAGWVDGQAEPKVEDVGAAFVRVDAMGGFAQPAMQAAKALVIEKARNAGIAILAIRNSHHFAALWPDVEPFAQEGLVALSVVNSMTCVVPHGAQKPLFGTNPIAFAAPRADGQPIVFDMATSAIAHGDVQIAAREGRMLAPGMGVDRNGMPTKDPKAILDGGALLPFGGYKGSALSMMVELLSAALTGGNFSFEFDMSTSPGAQTPWTGQVIIVIDPDKGSGQAFAERSEELVRQMHGVGQQRMPGDRRYRQREQSLKEGIVLSADDLERLEALARV; from the coding sequence ATGCCTTCGATGCACGACAGCCAGACCACCCGGACAATTTCCTTTGCCGATCTGACAGAGCTGCTGCGGCAGATCTTCGTGCGCCATGGCACCTCGCCCGAGGTGGCGCGGGTACTGGCCGCCAATTGCGCGGCCGCCGAGCGCGACGGGTCCCACAGCCATGGCATCTTCCGCATCAAGGGTTATCTGTCGTCGCTGGCGGCGGGCTGGGTCGATGGTCAGGCTGAGCCAAAGGTCGAAGATGTCGGGGCGGCGTTTGTGCGCGTCGATGCCATGGGCGGCTTTGCCCAGCCGGCGATGCAGGCGGCGAAAGCCCTGGTGATCGAAAAAGCGCGGAACGCCGGGATCGCCATTCTGGCCATCCGCAACTCCCATCACTTCGCCGCGCTGTGGCCGGACGTCGAGCCGTTTGCTCAGGAAGGGCTGGTGGCCTTGAGCGTGGTGAACAGCATGACCTGCGTCGTGCCCCACGGTGCGCAAAAACCCTTGTTTGGCACCAACCCCATCGCCTTCGCCGCGCCACGCGCTGATGGTCAGCCCATCGTGTTCGATATGGCCACCAGCGCCATCGCCCATGGCGATGTGCAGATTGCTGCCAGAGAGGGGCGCATGCTTGCGCCGGGAATGGGCGTCGATCGCAACGGCATGCCGACCAAAGACCCGAAAGCCATCCTCGACGGTGGCGCGTTGCTGCCGTTCGGAGGTTACAAGGGTTCCGCGCTGTCGATGATGGTGGAGCTGCTGTCAGCTGCACTCACGGGCGGCAATTTCTCGTTCGAGTTCGACATGTCCACGTCGCCCGGCGCGCAAACCCCGTGGACCGGCCAGGTCATCATCGTCATCGATCCGGACAAGGGCAGTGGTCAGGCTTTCGCCGAACGCAGCGAAGAACTGGTCCGGCAGATGCACGGCGTCGGCCAGCAGCGCATGCCGGGTGATCGCCGCTACCGTCAGCGTGAACAGTCATTGAAGGAGGGGATTGTGTTGTCGGCAGATGACCTTGAGCGGCTCGAGGCGCTGGCACGCGTCTAA
- a CDS encoding GNAT family N-acetyltransferase has translation MSVRIEFKSNPSEEERLQILEPLRAYNAAAAGDGKAEKFALFVRDEQTDAVLGGLHGRILYSWLFIELLVVPEQARGQRMGSQLMAMAEDLARERGCVGVWLDTFDFQAPEFYRKHGYEQFGQLDDYPPGHQRLFFHKRLQAQ, from the coding sequence ATGAGTGTCCGTATCGAATTCAAATCCAACCCCTCCGAAGAAGAACGCCTGCAGATCCTTGAACCACTGAGGGCCTATAACGCGGCTGCGGCGGGGGATGGCAAGGCCGAAAAATTTGCTTTGTTTGTCCGCGACGAACAGACCGATGCCGTACTCGGCGGCCTCCACGGCCGCATTCTCTACAGCTGGCTGTTCATCGAACTGCTCGTGGTACCTGAACAGGCGCGGGGCCAGCGCATGGGCAGCCAGTTGATGGCGATGGCCGAAGACCTCGCCCGCGAGCGGGGCTGCGTTGGCGTCTGGCTCGACACCTTTGATTTCCAGGCGCCGGAGTTCTACCGCAAGCATGGCTATGAACAGTTTGGTCAGCTGGATGACTATCCGCCCGGGCACCAGCGCTTGTTCTTTCATAAGCGGTTGCAGGCGCAATAG
- a CDS encoding DUF1654 domain-containing protein, whose product MAVRVQKIINSQSAQKARAALIFRLADELEDDWKQLLEEIDENDNVTLAWRDDGGVQIFWTVPKED is encoded by the coding sequence ATGGCCGTGCGGGTGCAGAAAATCATCAATTCCCAGAGCGCGCAGAAAGCCCGCGCGGCACTGATTTTTCGGCTGGCGGACGAGCTTGAGGACGACTGGAAACAGTTGCTGGAAGAGATCGACGAGAACGACAACGTGACCCTGGCCTGGCGAGACGACGGCGGTGTGCAGATTTTCTGGACAGTGCCCAAGGAAGATTGA